A single genomic interval of Fibrobacter sp. UWB4 harbors:
- a CDS encoding bifunctional diguanylate cyclase/phosphodiesterase: MDYVIFNSIYKDFRDAILDNVPDMLAMSKRIGAAIPPICNILNIGYIKLKLIAPSSIIAKDGLNDEKTIYEDSNGYESMPLIQTYRTGENGIVTIEIKAKKSHKFTPPELQAVKLICDDMFIILGRSRLMSAVHYASQTDTMTGAPNTAKLIHHSIELKAKNKLQNFSGLFVNLKNYKYINQSKSPAVGDKGITIFTHTVMAMCHDDEIIARLGGDNFFVLVRKENRDMFIKALSSMKVNVPMPQAPAIQLNIQSRIGVYDIQQGDSMNEIMHCSSVALNESRVHPGNDVVYFAKRMLDEVYHEKEISSLFHDALERKEFIVYYQPKVSVNDQKLCGCEALVRWNRNGKIIPPSEFLPILEKEASICQLDFYVFRKVCEDIRSWIDAGFEPVRVSSNFSRLHLANTHLTENILKIMKEYRIDSRYIEIEITESSNYEDKVAMQKFVDDLRQNGISVSIDDFGTGYSTFTAIKDLNVNVIKLDKSLLDHIGDESHHDEVVIKNMVNMINELNLEVVAEGVENTKQLDFLQNAKCPIIQGFIFDKPLSKEEFEKRLSNKVTYNHIS, from the coding sequence ATGGATTACGTCATTTTCAATAGTATTTATAAAGATTTTAGGGATGCAATTTTAGACAATGTACCTGATATGTTGGCAATGAGCAAGCGCATTGGTGCTGCTATACCCCCAATATGCAATATTCTAAACATAGGTTATATCAAGCTCAAACTTATTGCCCCAAGTTCTATCATAGCCAAAGACGGCCTGAACGACGAAAAAACGATTTACGAAGACTCCAATGGTTACGAGTCTATGCCACTCATCCAGACATACAGAACGGGTGAAAACGGCATAGTCACCATCGAAATCAAGGCTAAAAAAAGCCACAAGTTTACACCTCCCGAACTCCAGGCGGTAAAGCTCATTTGCGACGACATGTTCATCATTCTTGGTCGTTCCAGGCTCATGAGCGCGGTCCATTACGCAAGCCAGACCGATACGATGACGGGCGCCCCCAATACCGCGAAACTGATACACCACAGTATTGAACTCAAGGCGAAAAACAAGCTGCAAAACTTTAGCGGGCTATTCGTTAACCTCAAGAACTACAAATACATCAACCAATCCAAATCCCCAGCTGTTGGCGACAAGGGGATAACCATTTTTACGCATACCGTCATGGCCATGTGCCACGACGATGAAATAATCGCAAGACTGGGTGGAGACAACTTTTTCGTCCTCGTCAGAAAAGAAAACAGGGACATGTTCATTAAAGCACTTTCTTCGATGAAAGTGAATGTCCCGATGCCTCAGGCCCCGGCAATCCAGCTCAACATCCAAAGCCGCATCGGCGTCTATGACATCCAGCAGGGCGATTCCATGAACGAAATCATGCACTGCAGCTCAGTCGCCCTGAACGAATCCAGAGTTCATCCTGGAAACGATGTCGTTTACTTTGCTAAGAGAATGCTCGATGAAGTCTACCACGAAAAGGAAATTTCATCGCTTTTCCATGACGCGCTCGAACGTAAGGAATTTATCGTTTACTATCAGCCAAAAGTTTCCGTAAACGACCAAAAGCTCTGCGGATGCGAAGCCCTTGTACGCTGGAACCGCAATGGGAAAATAATCCCTCCAAGCGAATTTTTACCCATTCTTGAAAAAGAAGCGTCCATCTGCCAGCTCGACTTTTACGTATTCCGCAAGGTTTGCGAAGACATTCGTTCCTGGATTGATGCAGGCTTTGAACCGGTCCGCGTATCCTCCAACTTTTCGAGGCTCCATCTAGCCAATACGCACCTGACTGAAAACATTCTGAAAATCATGAAGGAATATAGGATTGACAGCAGGTACATCGAAATCGAGATTACCGAATCATCGAATTACGAAGACAAGGTCGCCATGCAAAAATTTGTGGACGATTTACGCCAGAACGGGATTTCCGTTTCCATAGACGACTTTGGTACAGGCTATTCGACATTCACGGCCATAAAGGACCTGAATGTCAATGTCATCAAGCTCGACAAATCGCTCCTCGACCATATCGGTGACGAATCGCACCATGATGAAGTCGTCATCAAAAACATGGTCAATATGATTAACGAGCTGAATCTTGAAGTAGTCGCAGAAGGCGTTGAAAACACCAAGCAGCTTGACTTTTTGCAAAACGCAAAATGCCCCATAATCCAAGGGTTCATTTTCGACAAGCCGTTATCTAAGGAAGAATTCGAGAAGAGACTTTCAAACAAAGTCACTTACAATCATATTTCCTAG
- a CDS encoding nucleoside recognition domain-containing protein — protein MVLNVIWLVFFFGAFIACIVQWLAFGDTGIFNKAILGAFDMSKTAFEIALGLTGILSLWLGILKIGEKAGAVQILAKIVQPLFSRLFPEIPKGHPVVGTMLMNISANMLGLDNAATPMGLKAMKQLQDLNPNDDKTVASDSQIMFLVLNASGLTLIPVSIMTYRAQLGAANPSDVFLPLLLSTFFSTIAGIFALSFFQKIKLKDPVTVMWLGGISACVIAVMFYFSHLTAEALGTTSLFISGLVLFGVIVAFLGLACYKKVQAYEAFVEGAKEGFNTAVMIIPNLVAILVGVAVFRASGAMDLVMNGISSLLGLIGVGNDVVPALPTALMKPLSGSGARGMMIDAMKNLGPDSFAGRLSCMFQGAADTTFYIIAVYFGSVGVKKTRHAVTCALIADAVGVIAAIIIAYIFFPPIH, from the coding sequence ATGGTTTTAAATGTAATTTGGCTCGTGTTTTTCTTCGGTGCATTTATCGCATGCATCGTCCAGTGGCTTGCTTTCGGCGATACCGGCATTTTCAACAAGGCAATTCTCGGCGCTTTTGACATGTCCAAAACAGCATTCGAAATCGCACTCGGCCTCACGGGCATTTTGAGCCTGTGGCTCGGCATCCTGAAAATCGGAGAAAAGGCAGGCGCCGTCCAGATTTTGGCAAAAATCGTGCAACCGCTTTTTTCGAGGCTCTTCCCCGAAATCCCGAAGGGGCACCCGGTCGTGGGCACGATGCTCATGAACATCAGTGCAAACATGCTCGGCCTTGACAATGCGGCTACCCCGATGGGCCTCAAGGCCATGAAGCAGCTCCAGGACCTGAACCCAAACGATGACAAGACCGTCGCAAGCGATTCGCAAATCATGTTCCTCGTCTTGAACGCGAGCGGACTTACACTTATCCCGGTGAGCATTATGACGTACCGCGCACAGCTCGGCGCCGCAAACCCAAGTGACGTGTTCCTCCCGCTCCTCCTCTCGACGTTCTTCAGCACCATCGCAGGCATTTTCGCACTTAGCTTTTTCCAGAAAATAAAACTCAAGGACCCTGTAACCGTGATGTGGCTTGGCGGCATCAGCGCCTGCGTTATCGCCGTGATGTTCTACTTTAGCCATCTCACTGCCGAAGCGCTCGGCACCACGAGCCTTTTCATTAGCGGTCTTGTGCTATTCGGAGTCATCGTCGCATTCCTCGGACTCGCCTGCTATAAGAAAGTCCAGGCATACGAAGCATTCGTCGAAGGCGCCAAGGAAGGTTTTAACACCGCCGTCATGATCATCCCGAACCTTGTCGCGATTCTCGTGGGTGTCGCCGTGTTCCGCGCAAGCGGCGCGATGGATCTCGTCATGAACGGCATTTCATCATTGCTCGGACTTATCGGCGTCGGAAACGACGTTGTACCCGCCCTCCCCACTGCCCTCATGAAGCCACTTAGCGGTAGTGGCGCCCGCGGCATGATGATCGACGCCATGAAGAACCTTGGCCCGGATAGCTTTGCAGGCCGCCTCAGTTGCATGTTCCAGGGTGCAGCCGACACGACATTTTACATTATCGCCGTGTATTTCGGTTCCGTAGGCGTCAAAAAGACACGCCACGCCGTCACCTGCGCCCTCATTGCAGATGCCGTCGGAGTCATTGCCGCCATCATTATCGCCTACATATTCTTCCCACCAATCCACTAG